One genomic window of Panicum hallii strain FIL2 chromosome 6, PHallii_v3.1, whole genome shotgun sequence includes the following:
- the LOC112898130 gene encoding sister chromatid cohesion 1 protein 3-like yields the protein MFYSHTILARKSPLGTVWIAAHLERKIKQPQIDGIDIPTYAESIMFPEVPIALRLSGHLLLGLIRIYSWKVNYLFLDCNRMVTTIRTTFAAVEIDLLVEVEPAPFDSITLPPTFNLDNLNLDDVISQINTSDNHQKTPDQSTLAGGEYMMIDLDEDDRVEPSASYLSPYMGPEPFEPETFPRFDDGFGASNTLSDEIPLDPPGNMPENPNIENPPDGAHDPPEIMREAPQEGPGHFTDSVFGNDDPMVVDQDSSPFVQNKVITPPSMDGTSSAGQQLAGIYVPLQTPNTYDLIDDVRPLNSVMEFELLFYSYLKEQIDGPADKLLCKRRNIPQTALDMWKFSRTGRKDSSFLLEPLVQGMCTYLHVTYDRNFPRVSDPDAEPNSSEPMADYGGSQDAPSERQLTPKSHENEDTLPEGDLTPKSPGNPDEQPEPQPTLKSPGGAGAAQDGDTLPEFPRFSPVDMPSPIREDDSPFKTVRRTPHSGLGGTGVTEMPQSVRTNSLPGQSTPHSDHMASLFPVNDDYEDQPEIPGLISTPGGISKADTGTTGLGSMSARTGAVALFFKDHVPSTSSDEQPGKFSLSRILEGKVRKQAARMFFETMVLKSYDYIDVQQEEPYADIEISVRPSLAEAKL from the exons AGAGTATAATGTTTCCTGAGGTTCCAATCGCCTTAAGATTATCAGGGCATCTTCTCTTAGGCCTAATTCGCATTTATTCATGGAAGGTGAACTACCTATTTCTAGATTGCAATCGAATGGTAACTACAATCAGAACTACGTTCGCTGCTGTGGAAATAGATCTTCTAGTTGAGGTGGAGCCCGCACCGTTTGATTCCATCACATTGCCACCTACATTTAATCTTGACAACTTAAACTTAGATGATGTGATTTCTCAGATAAA TACATCCGATAATCATCAAAAGACTCCTGATCAGAGTACTTTGGCAG GAGGAGAATATATGATGATAGATCTTGATGAG GATGATAGAGTAGAGCCATCGGCTAGTTATCTATCGCCATATATGGGGCCTGAACCATTTGAGCCAGA GACATTCCCTCGGTTTGATGATGGTTTTGGAGCAAGTAACACTCTTAGTGACGAGATTCCTCTAGACCCTCCAGGCAATATGCCAGAAAACCCCAACATTGAAAATCCGCCAGATGGAGCACATGATCCACCGGAAATAATGCGAGAAGCTCCACAGGAGGGGCCTGGCCACTTTACAGATTCAGTTTTTGGAAATGATGACCCCATGGTGGTGGACCAGGATTCTTCACCATTTGTGCAGAACAAGGTCATCACTCCTCCATCAATGGATGGAACTTCTTCCGCTGGTCAACAATTAGCTGGGATATATGTACCCTTACAAACGCCTAACACATATGATCTTATTGATGATGTCAGGCCCCTAAATTCTG TAATGGAGTTTGAGCTTCTCTTTTACAGCTATTTGAAGGAACAGATTGATGGTCCAGCAGATAAGTTACTATGCAAGAGAAGAAACATACCACAAACAGCCCTGGATATGTGGAAATTCAGCAGGACTGGCAGAAAGGACAGCAGCTTCTTGCTTGAACCCTTGGTGCAAG GGATGTGCACTTACCTACATGTAACCTATGATAGAAACTTTCCCCGTGTGAGTGACCCTGATGCTGAGCCTAACTCAAGTGAACCCATGGCCGATTATGGTGGTAGTCAGGATGCTCCTTCTGAAAGACAGCTCACCCCGAAGTCTCATGAAAATGAGGATACACTGCCTGAAGGAGATTTGACCCCAAAATCTCCGGGAAATCCAGATGAACAGCCTGAACCGCAGCCCACCCTCAAGTCACCTGGAGGAGCAGGTGCAGCACAAGATGGAGATACGTTGCCCGAGTTCCCTCGATTCTCCCCAGTAGATATGCCGTCCCCAATAAGAGAAGATGATTCTCCTTTCAAAACTGTCCGTCGAACTCCACATTCTGGGCTAGGAGGAACTGGTGTTACTGAAATGCCACAATCTGTCAGGACCAATTCATTACCTGGACAGAGTACTCCCCACTCTGATCATATGGCGTCCCTGTTTCCAGTCAATGATGATTATGAAGATCAGCCAGAGATTCCAGGGCTCATAAGTACTCCTGGTGGCATATCTAAAGCAGATACTGGAACCACAGGATTAGGAAGCATGTCTGCTAGGACAGG AGCTGTTGCACTGTTCTTCAAGGACCATGTGCCTTCAACCTCTTCTGATGAGCAGCCTGGAAAATTCAGTTTGAGCAGAATCTTGGAAGGGAAAGTAAGAAAGCAAGCTGCACGAATGTTCTTCGAGACAATG GTTCTGAAGAGTTATGACTACATTGATGTCCAACAAGAAGAGCCCTATGCTGATATTGAAATCTCAGTTAGACCTTCACTTGCAGAAGCCAAACTTTAA